In the Parashewanella tropica genome, GACCAATTAGCGAGTGTTCCAAAAATATGCTCTGTTTCGTATGAACCAGTAAATTTAAAAAACAATGATTGAATAAAAACAAATGCAATAAATGCAGATGGAATGTGTTTTATCGGGGTAAACTTCATGAGAGATATCCTTATTTCTGAATGAGTTTTGGCCAATTTTTTTCCGCAGTCTCGATGAAACCTTTACGGTCAGCATCCCATCTGCTTTTTATTTCTGCGTCATAGTTCAGATAAAGCTTGCCATCAACAATAGCCCATTGCTTGGGATCACCAGAAGCAAAATCATTTTTGGCCGCTATAGCCCAAGCGCAATAGCCACCAAATTGTGGTGCGTAAGCTTCTGGATTTGCTTTAAATTTTTTGAGGTTCTCCTGTGATGAAAAATACCAGTCAGCCCCTTTATATTCTGTTTGCCATTTGCTACTACCTTTCACCGGTTTGCCCTCAGTAAAATAGGCAACCGTGTCATACCCACTAACAGCTTTATTACTGAAAATTCCAGTATAAATTTCATCTTCTGCAAAGGATGAAAAACTGATCAACATGATGAAAAATACAAATAATTTTTTCATTTGAGAACTCCTTGTTCAACAACATCATTTTTGAGACAACTTAAACAAATACGAAAATCAACACTGCGCTGATTATCTATCGATTGGTAATCCATTTCTTGCTTTGTAGATGACGAGGTAACCGAGGTAAGACTTACCGTGCGAGCATCATTTCTTTCCATAAGTGGTGAGAGGTGTGGATAATTATCGTCATGAGTTTGATGGAATAATCGCCCAATGTCATGGCGTGGCTTTGTTGCAAGCAATTGATTAAAAAGCTTTAAGCGGTATCCTTGTGCTTCTTCAAAATACATTGCAGCTGAAATAATCGGTGAACTTGTATAAGTACGGCTAAGTTGTTTCCCATCCCAAGTCCAACGTACTATTTCATTAGCACTGCGATGAGTATCTAGAGAGATAACAGTAAAAGGAGCAAATGAACGTAAATCGATTCTTAGTAAGCGTTTATCCGCTACTTGACTTGAGCGACTACTGGCAAGGTTTTTTATTATAAATCCTCGGCTAGTCAATTTGCCCGCCGGCGTTTGACCTTGATAAAAATTGAGTAAACAAACCGTCACTCCATGTTCATTAGTTGAAATCCAGCTTCCGCCACCAACAGGATCAATGGGCATTAAGCATTGCACTCCATCTATCAGTAAATTTTGAGGTTCAATGGCAGGCAAGCGAGAGCGCTGTTCATCGCGATTAAAAAAGACCTCATAGCAATTATCATCATAGTAAAACCAAGACAGAGTACACATCTCTATTGAGCCCTCAAATAAGTTGCTGTTGTTGGTGCAACACCAAAATCACTGCCTGACTCGACACCACGTAAAGATGCTACAACTCTAGCCATAGCAAAATGGTGAGTGGCATGAAGTGCAGCAAAGGTTATCTCGCGAACAAAACTAGAAAAGACTTGTTCTACATGGGTTTGAGAGAGCATGACTTCCGTCTTAACTCTGACGGTTTGATTCAATTGATCAAAAGGTAATGTAGACAACCACTCAAGCAGTTCCGTTATTTCTTGTTGAGCGACGTCTAAACTGCGTTCTACCAAATGCCCACGACGACGGATGTTATAGTCAATTTGCACAGAATTAAGTTTGATTGCATGAAACAAATCGAGCCAATGACGAAAATGTTCACCAATAGAGCTTGTAACATGAGGCTGAGCGATAAAAACATAGTCTTCTTGAGTAAGCGTCTCCAAAAATTCATAACCCTGATTTAGTGTTTCAATACATCCCAGTATGGCTTGCGGGACTTGTGTTTGATCGTTTGAAGCTAAGCGTGTTTCCACATTTATCATCGATATCTTCCTAAACGAGTCAGTTAATCTGTCATAGGATAAAGTTGAGTTAAGAGCTTTTCTTTCCGCCAAGCTTGAATTAATGCACTAAGATTGGGGGTTTTATGGCCTTTCTTTTTATGTTTAGAACCAATCTGGTAAAGAAGGCGATATTGCTTTAAAAGTGTTGAGAAAATATCACTTAGTGCAGCATCGCTATCCCAAATATGTGCAGCTTCACTACTCGCACCATTTATTTCTAAAATATCGAAACACTCGCCATTCATCAGAGTTTGGATATCTTGAAATTTAAGATCGAGACGACCGTAATGAAAACCTTCAAAGTCGGATAGAATTTCATCGAGTTTTTGTTCAAGAGCTTGAGTAATGAATTGATTGCCATCGCGGAAAATAGCACCGAACGTATGACTACCAGCAAAAGCCAGCTGGAATTCATCTTTTTTACCAACAACAAAATCAAGGTTCTCACTGTGACGAGGGAGATAAAGATGCTGTAATTTACCCGCTCGCGGACACCGCTCAATCAGCTCCTTCAAAGTGGTTTTTCCATCTCCAATGACTCTGGGAGAGTATTTCAATGTCATCGAGATAATTTTTCCGCGTGACTCACCAGGCTGCCTAACATAAAACACCCCCGCTTCTGCACTGTATTTGGATTTTTCTTGTAATAGAAAACGACCGGAGAGAGGAAAGCTTTCAATATAGCTTCTTAGTTGCTCGTCTGAGCGAATTAACTTGACTCCGACCCCTCTACAACCCAAATCAGGTTTAGCAACCAATGGATATGAAAGTTTTCTTTTTGCAAGCTGATCCTTCGCATCTATCAACAGACTCTCAATCTTGTTTTGATCTTTAGTTAAGGCAATATAAGGAAGAATCCACTCTCTAGTATTTTTGCCTGCTGAAGTGAAAATATCGTGTTTGGATTCCCCCACCATGCCACTCAATTTAATGGCTGGATTGGCAATCAATGGCAGTGCCCAGTCCAGATGAATAAGACTTAAAACAGCACTTTGTAATACTACTGGGGTGTAAAAGAACCACGAGGGTAAGAATTCAAATGGTGAAATGGGTCGCTTAGGTGTTTGGAGAACAGGCATTCCTGCATTCACCATTCCTTGTGGGATCATTTCTACATTAGCGAGTCGAGTCATGCGCATCCCTGCATCCCTTAAAAAAAACTTTAATTACCAGTTTGTTTAGCAATAAAATCAAACAGAAACCAAGCGGAATAAGCAACCAACTGATTTGGTTATCTTGAAACCATTGTGCGGTGCCTAGCTGAAAAAATGAGCCAAAAACAAGTATAGTCCATAATCCAGTGGCCGTTACTACCGTAAAAAAAAACTTGGTTTTAGGAACATCAAGAAACCCACTCAATGTGAAACCAACAGTCCTCAGCCCAGGAATAAATCGAACGATGAACAGTGTAAAAAACACTTGCTTATGCAACCTACGCTTCATCATCCTAGCAAGACTATGCCGGAATAAGCGATACCGAAATAAGCGAACTTTTTGTGCTGTTTTTCCTATAAAATAAAGCCCAAAGTCGCCAGTAATAATGCCAACAAAAATCGCAGTCAGCGCAAGTGAAGTTGGCATAGCCTTTTCAACGGCTAGCGTTGCCGCAGTCACAATTGCAAGATCTTCTAGTAAATAAGCAAGCAGAACGATACCTATAAATAGCATCGTTAATGACATATTGTCTTGAAACAACCAAGCTTCAATTGTCGTCGCAAAATCAGTTATGACTTCCCCCAACAACTTCTAAACGAACACAAATGACACGAAAAATGAGTTTTGGTACTTTATAGAAATCACTTGAGCTATACGAAAATGACTCGCGGTAACTTCTGTGATAAAGATAGGCTAATTATAAAAATTCACCATAGGAATTCATGTCGATAACTGAAGCAGTAGATGATTCGGCATTCTCGATTTCTAGTCTGAGTCAAAAATGTCTAAAAAGTGATACCCAGATAACAAACTTTTCCAAAAATTATAGGTAATTTGATCTATAACCATTTACGACAAAAATAACTGTGGTAGCATCGAACACATAGAATGGTAAGACCAATTAACCAAAGCTCTATTCAACTCTTTTAGAATCGTTTTTTATCATTTGAATAATGAGTTTTGGCGAAAAGAATTCATAATTTTGATAGGCATTGAAACTTATATTTGCCTATCAGACACTTTTAACGATAAAGCTTGTAGGTAGATGTATGACAACCGAAAAAACTGAGCTATTTCAAAAAGCCTGGGAAGGTTTCTCAAGTGGTGATTGGAAGTCTGAAGTTAATGTTCGTGACTTTATTCAAGCCAACTATACCCCATATGAAGGCGATGAAAGCTTTCTAGCTGAAGCAACAGAAGCGACTTCAGCACTTTGGGCAAAAGTGATGGAAGGCATTAGTGAAGAAAACCGCACTCACGCTCCTCTAGATTTCGATACTGATAAAGTATCAACCATCACCTCTCACGATGCAGGTTACATCAACAAAGACCTTGAAACTATCGTTGGGCTTCAAACTGATGAACCACTAAAGCGCGCCATTTTGCCAAATGGTGGTATTCGTATGGTTGAAGGCTCTTGTAAAGCCTACGACAAAGAATTAGACCCAACCATCAAATACGTATACTCAGAGCTGCGTAAAACACACAACCAAGGCGTATTTGATGTTTACACTCCAGAAATCCTAGCTTGCCGTAAATCAGGTGTACTAACAGGTTTACCAGACGCTTATGGTCGTGGTCGTATCATTGGTGATTACCGCCGTATCGCACTATACGGCATCGACTACTTGATGAAAGACAAGTACGCGCAATTCCAATCTTTACAAGCTCAGTTCGAATCAGGTGAAGATGTTGCTAACGTAATGAACTTGCGTGAAGAAATCGCAGAGCAACACCGCGCTTTAGGTCAAATGAAAGAAATGGCTGCTAAATATGGCTGTGATATTTCAAGACCAGCGGTAACGGCTAAAGAAGCCATTCAATGGACTTACTTTGGTTACCTAGCGGCTGTTAAAAGCCAAAACGGTGCGGCAATGTCTTTAGGTCGTACTTCAAGCTTCTTAGATATCTACATTGAACGTGACTTGAAAAACGGCGTTATCACAGAGCAAGAAGCTCAAGAGATGATTGACCACATGGTAATGAAGCTTCGTATGGTGCGCTTCTTACGTACTCCAGAATACGATGAGTTGTTCTCAGGCGACCCAATCTGGGCAACTGAATCTGTTGCAGGTATGGGCTTAGACGGCCGTACTTTAGTCACCAAAAACAGCTTCCGTTTCTTGAACACTCTTTACACCATGGGCGCAAGCCCTGAGCCAAACATCACTGTATTGTGGTCAGAAGCTCTTCCTCAAGCGTTCAAAGAATACTGTGCGAAAGTGTCTATCGATACCAGCTCAATCCAGTACGAGAACGACGACTTAATGCGTCCAGATTTCGAATCTGATGACTATGCTATCGCTTGCTGTGTAAGCCCAATGGTAGTAGGTAAGCACATGCAGTTCTTCGGTGCTCGTGCCAACTTAGCAAAAACCATGCTTTATGCCATCAATGGCGGTATTGATGAAAAATCAAAAGCACAGGTTGGCCCTAAAGCAGTACCTATGACTGACGAAGTATTAGACTTCGACAAAGTGATGACTAACTTAGACGGTCTAATGGATTGGTTAGCCACTCAATACGTAACTGCACTGAATGCTATTCACTTTATGCACGACAAATACAGCTACGAAGCTGCGCTAATGGCACTGCACGATCGTGATGTTCGTCGTACTATGGCATGCGGTATTGCTGGTTTATCTATCGCAGCCGATAGTTTATCAGCCATTAAATACGCTCAAGTTAAGCCAATCCGTGATGAAGACGGCATTGCCGTTGATTTTGAAATTGAAGGTGAATATCCGAAGTTCGGTAATAATGATGCACGTGTTGATGATATTGCTTGTGATCTTGTTGAACGCTTTATGTCTAAGATCCGTAATAAGAAAATGTACCGCGACGCAATCCCAACGCAGTCGATCTTAACCATTACTTCAAACGTGGTATACGGTAAGAAAACTGGTAATACACCTGATGGTCGTGAAGCTGGCGCTCCATTTGCTCCAGGTGCAAACCCAATGCATGGTCGCGATGAAAAAGGCGCTGTAGCTTCATTAACTTCTGTTGCTAAACTGCCATTTTCACACGCTCAAGACGGGATTTCTTACACCTTCTCAATTGTACCTAACGCACTAGGTAAAGATGAGACAGGTCGTCGTAAGAATTTAGCGGCACTAATGGACGGTTACTTCAATCACAAAGAAGGACACGAAGGTGGTCAACACTTGAACGTCAACGTGCTAAACCGTGAAATGCTTGAAGATGCGGTGGTTAATCCGGATAAATATCCTCAGCTAACCATTCGCGTATCTGGTTATGCCGTTCGCTTTAATGCGCTAACACCAGAGCAACAACAAGATGTAATTACTCGTACTTTCACTAGTAATTTGTAATATGATTACTGGCCGGCAGCATCTGTCGGCCTTTTTAGTATTTTTTGAAATAGTAAAATTAAATCACTATTCCAAAAAATACTCTGTTTATAGGATTATTAAATGCCAACTACAGGTCACATTCATTCAGTGGAGTCTTTTGGTACTGTTGATGGACCAGGCATACGCTTTATCACCTTTCTTCAAGGTTGTTTAATGCGCTGCCAATATTGTCATAATCGTGATACTTGGGATTTGGATGGCGGAAAAGATATTGAAATTTCAGAGTTGATGGAGCAAGTCCTCAGTTACCGTTCTTTTCTTGATGCCAGTAATGGCGGGGTTACCGCCAGTGGTGGTGAAGCCATTTTACAACCGGAGTTTGTCGCAGAATGGTTTGCAGCGTGTAAAAAAGAAGGCATTCATACTTGCTTAGATACCAATGGGTTTGTGCGTAAATACACCAAAGCCATTGATGACTTATTAGACAATACTGATTTAGTCATGCTTGACATCAAACAAATGGATGATGATAAGCACATTTTGTTGACCAAAGTAAGCAATCATAGAACACTTCAGTTCGCAGAATATCTTGCTAAACGAAACCAACCGACATGGATCCGTTACGTAGTGGTTGGCGGTTACACCGATGATATTGAATCAGCCCAAAAATTAGCTGATTTTATAAAGCCAATGAAAAACGTAGAGAAGGTGGAATTACTTCCTTACCATGAACTGGGTAAACACAAATGGGAAGCGTTAGGCGATCACTACCAGCTAGATACCATTTCTCCACCATCTAAAGAAACAATGGAAGAAGTAAAAAAAGTCTTCACCGATATGGGGATCAATGCTGTTTATTAGACTGTCTGTTGAAAAGATAGGAAGAGCATTAAAGCTCTTCCCAATAGCTGTTATCCAGCTGTTCGAACGCTACCTTTAATAAAACAGCCATATCAAAGTAGCAGGCTTTCGATGTTAAAGGTTTACATTCAACACCAGCAGATGAGATTTTTTCAGAAAGTTTTTGCCCCCAACTAAACAGGGACAAAGGCAAAGGGTGTTTAGCCCGCCAACCTAGCCAAATTAATCCTTGGAGAGGAAGGCTCAAAAAGAACAAAGCATAAATAATTGCTTGTGGTAATGCGTCCCAGCCGACAATATACAGCTGAGTAGCACTGACCAAAACAGCAATTAAAGGCATTGAAAAAATAGCAATTTGTGTTGCTTTAACAACACGATATTCAGGAAAAAAATAACCGAGTTGTTTAACCATTGGCCAAGTTTTCATGTAACGATAGCCATCTCGTAATTTTGTAAAAAATTTCACGGTTAAAACACTCTCCTTAAAAAGACAACTTTTACTGAGCATAGCATAAGAGCCTTTCGCTCCCTAGCTCTAACAGCGGTCTTAAAAATGATTTAATCATCTGGCGATGTTTATGTAATTTACATAAATCCGTCATTAACTAAGTAACTAGCTACATTCAAAAGGTTTAACCATGTCCAGTCAACTCGTATTAGTTCTAAATTGCGGTAGCTCATCACTGAAATTTGCAGTTATGGATGCCCAAACTGGTGACGACAAAATTTCAGGTTTAGCCGAATGTTTTGGTCTGGAAGACTCTCGCATTAAATGGAAATCACAGGGCGAAAAACATCAAGCCAATTTAGGAGCGTTTACCGCACACCGAGAAGCTATTGAGTTTATCGTTAACGATATCCTTGGTAAGCAACCAGAGCTCGCTGAACAAATTCAAGCTATCGGTCACCGTATTGTTCACGGTGGTGAAAAATTCACTCACTCAGTGATTATTGATGACCAAGTGCTAAAAGGTATCGAAGAGTGTGTATCTTTAGCGCCACTTCACAACCCTGCTCACTTGATCGGTATTCGCGCAGCGCAAGCATCATTCCCTAGCCTTCCTCAAGTAGCTGTATTCGATACTGCATTCCATCAAACAATGCCTGAAGAAGCGTTCATTTACGCACTTCCTTATAAACTTTATCGTGAACATGCGGTACGTCGTTATGGTATGCACGGGACAAGTCACTTATTTGTAAGCCGTGAAGCTGCAAAAGCACTTGGAAAAGATCTAAATGATACAAATGTAATCTGTGCACACCTTGGTAATGGTGCGTCTGTGACCGCAGTTAAAGGTGGCAAAAGTGTCGACACCTCTATGGGTCTAACCCCTCTTGAGGGATTAGTTATGGGTACACGCTGTGGTGATTTAGATCCGTCCATCATCTACCACTTAGTAAACCAATTAGGTTATACCCTTGAAGAAGTAAACAACTTACTGAATAAGCAAAGCGGTTTACTGGGTATTTCTGAGCTGACGAACGATTGCCGCGGTATTGAAGATGGTTTCGCTGAAGGTCATAAAGGCGCAACTCTGGCACTAGAAATCTTCTGCTATCGCCTTGCTAAATACATTGCCTCATACACAGTTCCACTAGGTCGTTTAGATGCCATCATCTTTACTGGCGGTATCGGTGAAAATTCATCATTGATCCGTGAAAAAGTGCTTAACTTATTGTCAATCTTCAACTTCACTGTTGATGATGAACGAAATCAATCAGCACGCTTTGGTAATGAAGGCATCATTACCGCAGATGACAGCCCAGTTGCTATGGTTATCCCAACTAACGAAGAATGGGTAATCGCTCAAGACTCTATTAAACTGGTTAAATAATCGAATTAAAGCACCGCGTAATCGTGGTGCTTTGTCATTAGAGGTAACTATGACACGCAAAATCATGCTGGTTCCAATGGGAACCAACGTTGGTCTAACTTCGGTTAGCCTTGGTATGGTGCGCTCGCTTGAGCAGCACGGGGTTAAAGTTCAATTTTTCAAACCCATTGCACAATTGAGACCAAACGATCATGGTCCTGAACGTTCAACCACGATTTTAAGTACCTCCCCAACGGTAAATCCTCTTGAGCCATTCAATATGGCTCATGCTGAAGAGCTTATCCGTGCAGAGCATGTAGATGTGTTACTGGAGCAAGTCATTGCTCGCGCTGACTCATGTGCTCACAATACTGAAATTCTAGTGGTTGAAGGCTTGGTACCAACCCGTCAACATCAATTTGCTGATGAGATAAATATCAAAATCGCAAAAGCTTTAGATGCAGACATTATCTTTGTTGGTACTCCTGCAAACGATACTCCAAGCGAGTTTGTTAATCGTCTTGATATCACCCATAAACATTGGGGCGGAAAAAAGAATAAACGTTTAGTTGGTGCTATCGTCAACAAAGTCAATGCTCCAGTAGATGAGGAAGGTCGCACTCGCCCTGATTTGTCTGAAGTATTTGATCCTGACAATTCTGAAATCATTGAGCAAAACTACGAACTCCCTAAAAAAACACCTGTGAAGATTTTAGGTAAGGTGCCATATAATATCGACTTGATGGCGCCGCGAGCTTCTGATCTTGCCAAGCATTTACAAGCTAAGATTCTTAACGCTGGCGATATGAATGTTCGCCGTTTAAGAAAAGTGACTTTCTGTGCTCGCAGTATTCCAAATATGGTGACTCACCTAAAAGCTGACTCACTATTGGTAACCTCTGGCGATCGCTCTGATGTGATTGTTTCAGCCTGTTTAGCCTCGATGAATGGTGTCAAAATTGGTGCATTGTTGCTAACTGGTAGCTATGAGCCAGAGCCTGAAATTTTGAAACTGTGCCAACAAGCATTTGAAACCGGGCTACCTGTATTTTTAACCGATACTAACACTTGGCAAACCTCACTAAATATTCAACGCTTCGACCACGAAGTCCCGATTGATGACTCCGTTCGTATTGAATCGGTACAACAATTCGTAGCTGGTCAAATCGATAAAGAGTGGGTGAAAAGCATCACCAAAGATTCACAGCGTGAAAACCGTTTATCGCCACCTGCGTTCCGTTACAAACTAACTGAACTGGCTCGTAAAGCCAGTAAAGCCGTTGTTCTTCCTGAAGGTGAAGAACCAAGAACCGTTCAAGCGGCAGCCATTTGTGCCGAGCGTAATATTGCTCGTTGTGTGCTATTAGGTAACCCAGATGAAATCCATCGAATCGCTGAGCAGCAACAAGTGACACTTGGTGACAACATCACCATCATCAACCCTGAAGAAGTACGTGAAAAATACGTTGCTCCTATGGTTGAGTTGCGTCGTCACAAAGGCTTAACCGAAGTTGTTGCTCGTGAGCAGCTAGAAGACAATATGGTTCTTGGAACCATGATGCTGGAGCAAGGTGAAGTTGACGGTATCGTTTCCGGTGCAGTGAACACCACAGCTAACACCATTCGTCCACCATTACAGCTCATTAAAACGGCTCCGGGTTCAAGCCTTGTATCATCTATCTTCTTTATGTTGATGCCAGATCAAGTATTGGTTTATGGTGACTGCGCGATTAATCCAGATCCAAATGCAGAGCAGCTTGCTGATATCGCAATTCAATCTGCCGATTCTGCAAAGGCCTTTGGTATTGACCCTAAAGTGGCGATGATCAGTTACTCAACGGGTACTTCTGGTACGGGTTCGGATGTTGAAAAAGTGCGTGAAGCCACTGAGATTGCAAAAGCAAAACGTCCAGACTTAACCATCGACGGACCACTTCAATACGATGCAGCGGTTATGCCAAACGTTGCACAATCAAAAGCACCAAACAGCCCTGTTGCAGGTCAAGCTACTGTATTCGTATTCCCTGACTTGAATACGGGTAATACGACTTATAAAGCGGTACAGAGAAGTGCTGATTTGATCAGTATTGGCCCTATGCTTCAAGGTATGCGTAAACCAGTAAATGACTTGTCTCGTGGTGCATTGGTTGATGACATCGTCTACACCATCGCTCTAACCGCGATTCAAGCGACTCAGTAACACGGCCTATTTAAGATAAGTACATTAACTTTATGTACTTATCTTCTTCTACCTTTCCTTTGATGCCGACCGCCCTCCTTTCCTTTTGCAACGTTCTTCCCCCTTGCGCTATGTGTTGCCATCGGTTCATCTAAAAAAGCACTTGGAATTTTGTTTTTTAATTCAATAAATTTACTTGCTGGATAACCAACAAAATATAGGGTGACCTCATGGTCAGAGAAATGTGCTGAGTACTCAGGAATTCTTAGCTTAACGACTTGATACAAATGTCTACCTGCAATTGGTTTTAAAGCACTTTTAAGGCTACGACCAATTTTTAAAACCACAAACGGTCCGCAACCTGACTTCATCAGCTCAACAAAGTCGGTCGCTTTAGGTTCAACCATAACATACACCCACCTCTCTCCGTACTTGGCAATCGCCTCTATCGGTGATTGCTGACTTACATGTACTTCTGGCCAGACAATGGTTGAATTAACGGTTTTATCAGTAGTGGCTTTCACTCTAATTCCTTGTCTTCTTAAAGCATGAGAAAGCACACCGCTCCTTGCATTTAGTTCAATAACACCTCGCTCGAATGAGGCTATACACTTAGCTATATTTACCGTAAATGCATTACCAAAAGGCTCAAGTATTCCAAATTTCGCCTCAAGTAAACCTAGAGGAAACATTAACAAGGATCTTTTAAATGTTGCCCCAGTAAAATCTTCTTCGTCATTCACTTTTTTGGGTAATTTTTCCCTAAGACCTAATTTGGCGGCCACCGCAATAACTGGTGTTACAGTTTCTGGAAGCTCATGATTAATCAGCATATAGACTTGTTGATAAAACTCTGAAAGAGCCGTAATTTCATGCTCTTTTAACTCACCTTTGAGAGCAAAGCTTCTCACAGCTTCAATCATAAAGATCAAATCACTACTTGCAGGAACAGCTTCATGAGTACTATAAAGGCCACCTTTTCGAGCAGCGTCTACTATTGTTTGTAAAAAGCTGTCGCTCACGCAGCCTTGATAATCATTATATAAAGGCTGCGCAAATTTGAATTCTGGTAATGGTTTAAAGTCATCAGAATCCTGTTGACTAATTTCTTTCAATTCTTTTGTAAGCAGAGAGTTATACTTCTCTGAGAATTTAAGCTCTTGAATTTCTGTTATTTTATATCTTCTGACTATGTCGCTAGGTAATTGACTTAGTTCTGTTATATCACCATCAAAATGAACCAGGCTAAGCCATTTGGATAGTGATATTCTTTCTTCTTCAGAAATAGGTTCTGCAGTTTTATAGAAATAGTGTTTACCATTTGGGTATTTTATGGGAACTCCGTTACTGCCTGTAACTGTCGCACAAACCTTACCAGCCTCAGCAATCAACAACTCATGACTTACCACTTGAAAACAATCTATTAATTGCTGAATACCTTCGGTAACTCCACTTGATGACGCCATTGAAACTCCAAACTAATTGAAAGTTAATATATTTAAAAAAAATATACCTTTATTCAATCAATGATGAACCATAATTAATTCATGGTATATTCACCGAGCTTTTGTACATTCATTGAAATGATGAAATTAGTCAGAACTTAAAGTGACCATCATATTTTCGTCACAGAAAGTTAATAAAATCTGCGCGACAGGCACAAGCTAACAAAATCAAATATCCCTTATTTTCCTCCCAGATATAAATTAGCTTGTGCTTGTCATCTCATTGAATAAATGAAACTTATCATTCATTATTAGGTCTAATGTTTACATATTGTGAATGTAATTTGGAGACCATCATGAGAAACCTACTCATTGCTTCTCTCACCGCTATTTTGTTACTGGGTTGTGCCACGGCTAACCGAGTGCCTGATTCAGAAAAAAATGCTGCTTATGCTAATTACGTCAAGCAGCAAAACATCACCGATGTAAATAAAATCCGTAGCTTTCGATATTCGGGCTGGAAAGAGCTGACTGAACGCTATCTCATTTTGACGGTTTCGTTAAACAAAGATTACTTAGTTAAATTTAGAAGCAACTGCCAAGGCTTAGATTTTGCGAATAGCATCAAAATCCAGCAGTTTACCGACCTTGTTTTCGATAAAATGGGCGATACCATCAAACCCGTTGGTGAAATGAATTTGAAATGTTACGTCGATAGCATTTACCCTTTAACCAAAGAGCAGTCAGATCACCTCGTAAACATAGGCAAGCCTAAATCATAAGGAATACAAATCATGGAACGATTATTTCTTGGCATAGGT is a window encoding:
- the pflB gene encoding formate C-acetyltransferase is translated as MTTEKTELFQKAWEGFSSGDWKSEVNVRDFIQANYTPYEGDESFLAEATEATSALWAKVMEGISEENRTHAPLDFDTDKVSTITSHDAGYINKDLETIVGLQTDEPLKRAILPNGGIRMVEGSCKAYDKELDPTIKYVYSELRKTHNQGVFDVYTPEILACRKSGVLTGLPDAYGRGRIIGDYRRIALYGIDYLMKDKYAQFQSLQAQFESGEDVANVMNLREEIAEQHRALGQMKEMAAKYGCDISRPAVTAKEAIQWTYFGYLAAVKSQNGAAMSLGRTSSFLDIYIERDLKNGVITEQEAQEMIDHMVMKLRMVRFLRTPEYDELFSGDPIWATESVAGMGLDGRTLVTKNSFRFLNTLYTMGASPEPNITVLWSEALPQAFKEYCAKVSIDTSSIQYENDDLMRPDFESDDYAIACCVSPMVVGKHMQFFGARANLAKTMLYAINGGIDEKSKAQVGPKAVPMTDEVLDFDKVMTNLDGLMDWLATQYVTALNAIHFMHDKYSYEAALMALHDRDVRRTMACGIAGLSIAADSLSAIKYAQVKPIRDEDGIAVDFEIEGEYPKFGNNDARVDDIACDLVERFMSKIRNKKMYRDAIPTQSILTITSNVVYGKKTGNTPDGREAGAPFAPGANPMHGRDEKGAVASLTSVAKLPFSHAQDGISYTFSIVPNALGKDETGRRKNLAALMDGYFNHKEGHEGGQHLNVNVLNREMLEDAVVNPDKYPQLTIRVSGYAVRFNALTPEQQQDVITRTFTSNL
- a CDS encoding D-alanine--D-alanine ligase; translated protein: MTRLANVEMIPQGMVNAGMPVLQTPKRPISPFEFLPSWFFYTPVVLQSAVLSLIHLDWALPLIANPAIKLSGMVGESKHDIFTSAGKNTREWILPYIALTKDQNKIESLLIDAKDQLAKRKLSYPLVAKPDLGCRGVGVKLIRSDEQLRSYIESFPLSGRFLLQEKSKYSAEAGVFYVRQPGESRGKIISMTLKYSPRVIGDGKTTLKELIERCPRAGKLQHLYLPRHSENLDFVVGKKDEFQLAFAGSHTFGAIFRDGNQFITQALEQKLDEILSDFEGFHYGRLDLKFQDIQTLMNGECFDILEINGASSEAAHIWDSDAALSDIFSTLLKQYRLLYQIGSKHKKKGHKTPNLSALIQAWRKEKLLTQLYPMTD
- a CDS encoding NRDE family protein, coding for MCTLSWFYYDDNCYEVFFNRDEQRSRLPAIEPQNLLIDGVQCLMPIDPVGGGSWISTNEHGVTVCLLNFYQGQTPAGKLTSRGFIIKNLASSRSSQVADKRLLRIDLRSFAPFTVISLDTHRSANEIVRWTWDGKQLSRTYTSSPIISAAMYFEEAQGYRLKLFNQLLATKPRHDIGRLFHQTHDDNYPHLSPLMERNDARTVSLTSVTSSSTKQEMDYQSIDNQRSVDFRICLSCLKNDVVEQGVLK
- the yfbV gene encoding terminus macrodomain insulation protein YfbV gives rise to the protein MLSKSCLFKESVLTVKFFTKLRDGYRYMKTWPMVKQLGYFFPEYRVVKATQIAIFSMPLIAVLVSATQLYIVGWDALPQAIIYALFFLSLPLQGLIWLGWRAKHPLPLSLFSWGQKLSEKISSAGVECKPLTSKACYFDMAVLLKVAFEQLDNSYWEEL
- a CDS encoding YHS domain-containing (seleno)protein → MKKLFVFFIMLISFSSFAEDEIYTGIFSNKAVSGYDTVAYFTEGKPVKGSSKWQTEYKGADWYFSSQENLKKFKANPEAYAPQFGGYCAWAIAAKNDFASGDPKQWAIVDGKLYLNYDAEIKSRWDADRKGFIETAEKNWPKLIQK
- the pflA gene encoding pyruvate formate lyase 1-activating protein; its protein translation is MPTTGHIHSVESFGTVDGPGIRFITFLQGCLMRCQYCHNRDTWDLDGGKDIEISELMEQVLSYRSFLDASNGGVTASGGEAILQPEFVAEWFAACKKEGIHTCLDTNGFVRKYTKAIDDLLDNTDLVMLDIKQMDDDKHILLTKVSNHRTLQFAEYLAKRNQPTWIRYVVVGGYTDDIESAQKLADFIKPMKNVEKVELLPYHELGKHKWEALGDHYQLDTISPPSKETMEEVKKVFTDMGINAVY
- a CDS encoding DedA family protein, yielding MGEVITDFATTIEAWLFQDNMSLTMLFIGIVLLAYLLEDLAIVTAATLAVEKAMPTSLALTAIFVGIITGDFGLYFIGKTAQKVRLFRYRLFRHSLARMMKRRLHKQVFFTLFIVRFIPGLRTVGFTLSGFLDVPKTKFFFTVVTATGLWTILVFGSFFQLGTAQWFQDNQISWLLIPLGFCLILLLNKLVIKVFFKGCRDAHDSTR